Within the Paenibacillus pabuli genome, the region ACGCTCACCGGGTAACTGCGGGCGGGGAAGAGATAAGTCTTACACCAAAAGAATACGAGTTGTTACATTACCTGGCGACCTCTCCAGACAAAGTGTTCTCCAGAGAGGAATTGCTCAAGGATGTTTGGAACTACGAGTTTTTCGGTGATCTCCGCACCGTGGATACGCACGTCAAGCGTCTTCGTGAAAAGTTGAACAAGGTGTCTCCTGAATCAGCGGCTATGATTACGACAGTGTGGGGTGTGGGTTATAAACTGGAAGTACCGAAATAGCTTCAATTTCTGGAGATCACTGGTCGGGAAGTTATGGATTACGATTATATGTCTCGTGGGCTGTGTGCTCATCGCGCTGGGTCTTTTTTTGCTACCGTATATTGATACCAATTTTGCGGAGTCGGAATCCAGGGACATCAAGCGTCTGTTCACATATGTCTGTATCATCGGGTTTAGTTTGACGACATTCTTCGCCCTCTTTCTGTTCACGAAGATCACTCAGCCGATGCAGCAGTTGATTCAGGCAGCCAATGCGATCCGCAAAGGAAACTATGGGACAAGGCTCTCTCTGGTGACTAGTGACGAGATTGGAGAACTGGCTAACACATTTAACCACATGGCTGCTCAACTGGAGGACAACATTCGGAACCTGAACCATGAGAAGGAACACTTGGCAAGCGTGCTTCGAAGTATGACCGATGCCGTGGTTACCTTTGATGGTGAAGGTAAAGTCATTCTGACGAATCCTCCAGGGGAGAAGATCATGCAGGCTTGGTGTGACCTCGATTGGGCCCAGGATGAAGAGGGGCAGGAAGTAAATAAGGGGGATGTGTCTTCCCGGGATGTTCCTGAACCGCTGGTTCCTTTGTTTAAACTGGTTATGGAGCATGGCGGCGATCAGAGCTCGAATGTACATGTACAGCAGGGAGTATGGTCTGTGCAGATGACGCCACTATATGCGGATAGCGTGGTTCGAGGTGCGGTTGCTGTTCTGCGTGATGTGACTGAAGAGGTTCGTCTGGAAAAAATGCGTCGTGATTTCGTTGCCAATGTATCTCATGAAATACGTACACCATTATCCATGATGCAAGGTTACAGTGAAGCTCTTCTGGATGGCATGGCAGCCTCTCCCGAGGAAAGTGAAGAATTGATTCAGGTCATTCATGATGAGTCACTCCGTATGGGCAGATTGGTCAAGGATCTCCTGGATCTGGCTCGGATGGAAGCAGGGCATACGGACATGGCAATGAAGGAAGTCGATCTAGTGGAACTTCTGGAGCGGGTGTATCGGAAATTTTCCGTACGTTCTAAAGAACAGGATATCCGGCTTCATTTTGAATGTAATCTGCCTACCATTATGCTTCAGCAGGCTGATGAGGATCGTCTTGAGCAGGTATTTACCAATCTGCTTGATAATGCATTTCGTCATACACCTCCCGACAAAAATGTCATTATTGCGGCCACATTGGCTGGAGATCATCGCACGTCCATTGCTAAAGTGTCGATTAAGGATGAGGGTGCCGGTATACCTACCTCCGATCTGCCATTTATCTTTGAAAGATTTTACAAAGCGGATAAGGCGCGGGTTCGTGGAGAAAGTGTGGGTACTGGACTGGGTCTGGCGATCGTGAAAAATATCGTTGATGCACATCATGGTATCATTCATGTAAACAGCACACTTGGGGAAGGTACAGAGTTTATATTACAATTTCCGGTGAATTCCCCGAAATAGCCTGATATCATACAAAAAATTGCGGAAACACCCTCCTCAGGAGGGTGTTTTTTTGTTGAAGTGTACCGTTTAATCTTGTTCAACGTGGAACAAATAAAATAAGAAGTTATTTCACAAAACAATTATAGTGTCCAAGATAATTTTCCCTCCAATGTGACATAAGCTTGAAAAACAAGGCAGTCAAAGGAGGATTGGATAACGCATGTCCGATAGGCGTAAACGGGTAAATATCAAAGCATTTCTGGAAGGTAGATCGTTCAGGGCGGGATCACCCTTCATTCCTATAACAACAGGTGAGCAGGAGCAGTTTGAAACATTACTTCAATCCTTGGCTATCACGATCCCCACTGCAGTTAGTCAGCCTACAGCTGCTAACATACTTGCATTGCAATCGGGATTACGGAATGTACTTACTTTTGTTAACGAGTCAGGTTTTCGTGCTGGCGTTAAGGCCGAACTTCAAGCCGTATTAGAATTAACCATTGCATCCTCCGAGGTTGTACCTGTTGCGTTAGTCAACTTGTCTGGCAACTTGCAGAATCTGCTGGATGATCTGTTGAGCGTGACTTTATTGCTCGAGGTGCCCCCGCCAGAAAAAGATAAACTGGTAGGATTAATTCGAAACATGTCCATATCTCTTAGCCGTGCAACGATTGGGATTGGTTCGTCCGGGATAACTGGACCTGCTGGTCCACCGGGAGTCCCTGGAGTACCAGGCGTGCCCGGAGTGCCTGGAGTGCAGGGACCGGCAGGGCCTCCAGGAGAGGTGGGCTTGGCGGGTCCAGCAGGTCCAGCAGGATCCGTGGGCCCAGTCGGTCCGATCGGTCCAGCCGGACCACAAGGTGCTCAGGGACCACCAGGAGCAACAGGCGTAGGGTTAAATAATGTAACGCCTTACGATCCGGCAGAGGGTCCAAGTTATTCTCAAGGCCAAGTAGTCAGTTATAATGGGAATTTTTATGTTGCTACGGTGAATAGCCCAACGGGTATCCCGGGAAGTTCGCCAGATTTCACATTGCTGTTATCGGGTGGAACAACGGGTGCTACGGGAGCAACTGGCGTAACTGGCGCAGGTTTAACAGGCATTGTTGCTTTTGATCCTGCGCTTGCCCCGTCGTATGCTTCCGGGCAAATTGTAACCTTTGCGGGTGGAACATATATTACGAATGTAGTCTCTCCGACAGGAACGCCAGGAAGTTCAGCGGATTATACATTACTTGCGAGTGCAGGAGCAACCGGCTCGACAGGAGCAACCGGCATAGGCTTGGAAGGATCGGTGCCATTTGATCCGGCCGTAGCTCAGACATATCCGGCCGGTCAGGTGGTTACGTTCAACGGCAGTACTTACATTACGAATGTGGCCTCTCCGATAGGAACGCCAAATACATCCCCGGATTATACACTGCTTGCGGGTGCGGGACCTACTGGTTCAGCAGGTTCAACGGGAGCGACAGGAATAGGTTTAACTGGGATTTTGCCATACGATCCGGCCGTGGCGCCAACATATCCAGCGGGTCAGGTGGTTACGTTTAACGGCAGCACGTATATCGCCACTGTTGCATCCCCAACGGGAACACCAGGAACGTCTCCTGACTACACGCTGCTTGCCGGAGCAGGGGCGACAGGAGTAACTGGTGCAACAGGCGTGAGTGTAACAGGAAGCACAGGAAGTCCAGGAGCTACAGGTCCAACAGGTCCAACAGGTCCAACAGGATCGACAGGAGTAGGACTAAGCGGAATTTTGCCCTTCGATCCAGCCGTAGCACCAACATATCTAGCGGGTCAGGTAGTTACGTTCAACGGCAGTACGTATATCGCGAATGTTGCGGCACCGACCGGGACACCCGGAACCTCTCCGGATTACACATTACTGGCTGGCGCAGGGGCAACGGGCGTTACCGGATTCACTGGAGTAACCGGAGCAACAGGGATCACGGGGATAACCGGAGCGACCGGGTTTACAGGCATCACAGGTTTTACAGGTGAAACCGGGGCAACAGGGGCAACAGGGATTACAGGTATCACAGGTATCACGGGTGCGACAGGTGTTGGTTTGAGTGGAGTGTTAGCATTTGATCCAGCCGTTGCACCAACATACCCAGCGGGTCAGGTAGTTACGTTTAACGGCGGTACGTATATTGCGAATGTTGCTGCACCAACGGGAACACCAGGAACATCTCCGGATTACACATTACTGGCGGGCGCAGGGGCAACAGGCGTTACCGGATCAACTGGGGCAACCGGAGTCACCGGTGATACTGGGGGAACAGGAGCAACGGGAACCACGGGTATAACGGGAGTGACCGGGGTTACAGGATTTACTGGTGTCACTGGTATAACAGGTGCCACCGGGGAAACTGGAGCAACAGGCATCACAGGTGCGACCGGTATTGGTTTGAGTGGAGTTGTACCATTCGATCCAGCTGTGGCTCCAACGTACCCAGCAGGTCAAGTAGTTACGTTCAATGGAAGTACGTATATTGCCAATGTTGCAGGGCCAACCGGAACACCAGGGACATCGCCAGATTACACATTACTGGCGGGTGCAGGGGCAACGGGTGTTACCGGATCAACTGGGGCAACCGGAGTCACCGGTGATACTGGGGGAACAGGAGCAACGGGAACCACGGGTATAACGGGAGTGACCGGGGTTACAGGATTTACTGGTGTCACTGGTATAACAGGTGCCACCGGGGAAACTGGAGCAACAGGGATTACAGGTATAACTGGAGCGACTGGAGTTACAGGGGTAACTGGTGATACGGGAGTGACCGGAGCAACGGGTATAACAGGAGCAACAGGCATTACAGGTGCGACCGGTATTGGTTTGAGCGGAGTTGTACCATTCGACCCAGCTGTGGCTCCAACGTACCCAGCAGGTCAAGTAGTTACGTTCAATGGAAGTACGTATATTGCCAATATTGCATCGCCGACCGGAACACCAGGGACATCGCCAGATTACACGTTACTGGCGGGTGCAGGGGCAACTGGTGTAACCGGATTAACTGGAGGCTCTGGCGTAACAGGTGCCACCGGGGATACTGGAGCAATAGGGATCACGGGTATAACTGGAGCGACTGGAGTTACAGGGGTAACCGGTGATACGGGAGTGACCGGAGCAACGGGTATAACAGGAGCAACAGGCATTACAGGTGCGACCGGTATTGGTTTGAGTGGAGTTGTTCCATTCGACCCAGCTGTGGCTCCGACGTACCCAGCAGGTCAAGTAGTTACGTTCAATGGAAGTACGTATATTGCCAATGTTGCAGGGCCAACCGGAACACCAGGGACATCGCCAGATTACACATTACTGGCGGGCGCAGGGGCAACTGGTGTAACCGGAGCAACAGGTATAACTGGAGTTACAGGGTTAACTGGTGATACGGGAGCAACTGGCATTACCGGGATTACGGGAGTGACCGGAGATACAGGAGTTACTGGTGTTACTGGAGCAACGGGTATAACTGGAGCAACTGGCATCACAGGTGCGACCGGTATTGGTTTGAGTGGAGTTGTACCATTCGATCCAGCTGTGGCTCCAACGTACCCAGCAGGTCAAGTAGTTACGTTCAATGGAAGTACGTATATTGCCAATGTTGCAGGGCCAACCGGAACACCAGGGACATCGCCAGATTACACATTACTGGCGGGTGCAGGGGCAACTGGTGTAACCGGATTAACAGGAGTCTCTGGCGTAACAGGTGCCACCGGGGATACTGGAGCAACAGGAATAACTGGAGTGACTGGGGTTACAGGGGTAACTGGTGATACGGGAGCAACTGGAATCACGGGAGTGACCGGAAATACAGGATCTACTGGTGTCACCGGAGAAACGGGTATAACGGGAGCGACTGGCGTAGGAGTAACAGGAAGTACAGGGGTTACTGGAACCACAGGTGCTACGGGAGTAACGGGTACAACTGGCATAACTGGAGAGACTGGTATAACCGGAGCAACGGGTGTAGGCATAACGGGAAGTACGGGAGTAACCGGGGCAACAGGTGCAACTGGGGAGACAGGTATAACAGGTGCCACCGGTGCAACTGGCATTACGGGGGCGACTGGTGTCGGATCCACTGGGGCTACTGGCGCCACAGGTGTAACAGGAACTTCGGTTACAGCAGCTTCCTCATACGCAGAGAATACAAATGGAACCATTCTGGTTATTTTGGGAGGTACATTAGTTCCACTCCCTGATAACCAAAATATAGGAACAGGCATCACAGTGAATGGAACCAGTGATACGTTTACTCTCGCTACCGCAGGACGTTATTATATTAGTTACAAAATCAATCTTACCGCAGCTCTCGCTGTCCAATCTCGGATATTGCTTAATGGTGCTGTAGTTCCACCAAGTGTAATCTCACCAGTACTTTCGCTTAGCCAGTTAGCAACCGACTTTATTATAACCGTCACAGCTGGATCAACCATTCAACTGCAATTGTTTGGCTTGATTGCAACAGCAGTACTGTCACCTCCGGGTGCAACACTTAATATCATTCGGTTAAGCTAATTACAGAAAAAGAGACGAACCCTTTGGGGATCGTCTCTTTTGACTAACTATGAACGATATAGCAACTATTCAAGAACAATTTCAACAGCTGTATTAAGCTCAGGCAGACCTGTAAGCTGGACAAGGACATCTTTCGGAACGGCTTTATCCACAGTCAGAATCATGATTGCAGCACCACCGATAATTTTACGTCCCACCTGCATGGAGGCAATGTTGACATCATTTTGACCAAGCAGAGTACCCACCCGTCCGATGATACCTGGCTTATCGTTATGGGAGATCAGAATTTGGTGACTTTCTGGAGCGATATCTACTGGGAATTTGTCCAGGCGTACGATCCGTTCTCCATAACCTGCAAGCAGCGTACCAGCTACACGACGCTCCTCTCCGTCCTGTGTCGTTACCAATGTGACTGTGATGAGATTGGTAAACCCTTTGGTTGCGGATGTTTGGCTTACAACCACATTCAGATCACGGGTTTTGGCCAGATGCATGGAGTTGACGATATTTGCCTCCCCGCCCAGATGTCTGGCGAGAATGCCCTTAACAATGTAACGAGTGAGTGGCGACGTATCTACTTCTGAAAGGTCACCTGCATAGTCAATTCGAATCTCTTGTACTGCATTTTGTGTAATTTGAGCTGCAAAGCTGCCCAGGGTTTCACCCAGCTTGAAATACGGCTGAAGTTTATTCATAACCGTTGGCGCAACTGCTGGCATGTTCACAGCGTTTTTGAACGGTTCATTCCGCAAAATATGAAGTACCTGCTCCGATACATCAATCGCTACATTTTCTTGTGCTTCCACGGTGGATGCACCCAGGTGAGGCGTTACGATAATGCTCGGGTGGTTCAGGAAAGGATGATCCTGTGCTGGTGGCTCGCTTTCAAATACGTCAAATGCAGCACCGGCAACAATACCTTCATCAATTGCTTCCACAAGAGCCATTTCATCAATGACTCCGCCACGAGCACAGTTGATGATGCGCATGCCTTTTTTCATGACTTCAAATTGTGCGCGGGAGATCATGTGACGAGTTTCAGGTGTCAATGGAGTGTGTACTGTCATAAAGTCGGCATTACGAATGATATCATCTACGCTGGCCAGTTTAACCTGAAGCTTCTCTGCACGTTCTTGGGTCAGAAACGGGTCATATGCGAGAATATCCATACCAAAGGCTTTGGCACGTTTAGCTACCTCGCTGCCGATCCGTCCCATCCCGAGTACGCCCAGTGTTTTGTTTCTGAGTTCCACACCCAGGAAGGTTTTACGATCCCATGTACCTTGAATGGTTTTGGCATATGCCTGTGGGATGTGACGTGCCAGTGCCATCATCATGGCAAATGTATGCTCACATGTCGTGATGGTGTTACCATCAGGGGCATTAATAACGATGATACCGCGTTGAGTGGCAGCCTCGAGGTCAATGTTATCCACCCCAACCCCTGCACGGCCAATGACCTTGAGATTTGTTCCAGCGGTCATAATACGATCTGTAACACGAGTTTGGCTTCGAACGAGAAGGGCGTCATAATTACCGATAATGGCTACAAGCTCATCTTCACTAAGACCGGTATTTTTCTCAACTACAACATCATTTGCATCCACCAGCTGCTGGATACCCAGATCACTGATTGGGTCCGATACTAACACTTTGTACATGGTTTCTTCCTCCTTAGTATGTGTATCTATATCGTCAAGGCCTTACCTCTGCAAAGAGGTGTTCCTTAAAACCGGGTATATCCTTCCGCCCAACAACGCGGTGTCGCAGCAGAGGAGAGGGGTGTAATAATAGAGTGGACCCCACGTCATATTCCTAGAAATAAATCAAAAAACTCTCAATCCACATACTGCTTGCGCAATAAGGGACGAGAGTTGTCGTGGTACCACCCTAATTCACTGCCGCTTCGCAACGACAGTCTTCGCGGTCAATAAAGACCGAAGAGGATAACGGGTCTAAACCGATTGCACCTACTCTAATTTCAATGCAATAACTCAGGAACGCTCAAGATCAATTGCCTGCCACCGATTTGCACCGTCCATCGGCTCTCTGTAAGAACAAAGCAACATCTTTTTTCCATCATCGTGTTTAACGTGACTAATTTTTTCATAATGTATCATGGCTAACATGACCATGTCAATAGGCATAAATGTTTTAATTCAAATGGGCTGGATCTCGTACATTTATCAGCGGTTCACTATGGAAGATGACTATATCATATAATAAAAAGTAGTGGATATTTCAGAGATTCAAAAAATCTTTTCAGAAGTCACGATGAGGCTAAAATTCGGATAACAAAGGATAGGAAACCAGGACTTGAGGCAGGTCTTGAACCAATTTGTTTTTTTGGCTATCATTTAGTATACTATCCGATTGGGCAGCCAAGTAGGTTATCCATCAAATATCTAGTAAGAGGACAGACGCAGGCGATGAAAAAATCAAAGTTTTCCAAGTTCAAGATTCAGAAGGCTGAACCACAGCAGCTTACCGAGCGCTTGCTTCTGATCAATCTATACTTTACACAAGGTTTAACTCTGATCATTGGAGTTATATGGATTTTAATGCAGAAGCGAAATCTGTTCGACGTGCTCGCTTGGCCTGAAAGTGTCCATTTTATTTGGTGGGGGCTTGGTCTTGCTGGTATTATGCTGGTCATGGATTTGGTACTTTCCCATGTCATTCCTCAGGAGAGCATGGATGACGGCGGAATTAACGATATGCTGTTCAGATCTCGCCCCATTTGGCATATCGTATGTATAGCGGCCATTGTCGCTATATGTGAAGAGTTGTTGTTTCGTGGAGCCATACAGCATGCAATTGGCCCTTACTGGACTAGCATTTTGTTTGCAGTAATTCATATTCGATATCTTCGCCACTGGATTCCTACAGGTTGGGTATTTGTTTCAAGCTATGGATTGGGTTGGATTTATTTGCAATCCGGCACATTGTGGGCGCCGATATTATGTCACTTTATTATTGATTTGGTGTCCGGATTAGCGATACGTTTTCGGAGGGGATCATGAACCAGCAATTAAGTAGAATGAAGACATATGGCAGTCAGCGCCACCGTCATTCGGACAAAACAGAGAAAACCGAGCGGACTTCGGCTCCTCAAGTGAACTTGGTTGCTGAACCGGCTGCTGCACTGGAGGGGACGGGGACGTCATTGTCCACGGTGTCCATACCAAGATCACAACGCAAGTCGTATGCATCAGCTCTGGAAAGCCCAGTGCTCCCCAGCCGGGCTCCAGCACGTTCCAAATCACCGCAAAAAGCGACCGATGAGACGGTCACGGAAGCAGGTTCACTTCCTACACGGACTGAGCTACACCCTTCACGCCGATTGCGGTTAAGTAAACGCTTTGTTAATTCACTCATCATTATTTTTGTTTTGCTCACGGTCAGCCTTGTTTGGTGGGGCATAAAAGGGGCTCCACCACTAAACACATTTCTTCCCTGGCCTTGGTAATGATGGTCTGGTTCGCTTCAGTGTTAATGTTGGTTTTCATATTAGTGGTTTATATGTGGCGCGAAGCGCAGCTTCATCGGGTCGTGGAGGATGAAGTTGAAGTAAACGGCCTACCCCTTTCATTTGATGGAAGCGTCATTTTGTATGTATCCGACCTTCATAAGAGACAATTGAAGCAGGAGGACCTTATGCCGCTATTGGGTCAGGTGGATTGGGTTCTCATAGGCGGAGATGTGGCTGAAAAAGGAATGTTATGGTCTATCGTCAGACGCAATATGCAATTGCTGACAGCGATTGCCCCTACTTTTGCGGTTTATGGAAATCATGACAAACTTGCGGGAACGACTCAGTTAGCACGGATTTTTCAGGAAACTGGCGTTCGGCTTCTGCAGGACCAGGTTGTGTCTCTTCAAAAGAGTGATTCCAGCATAAAACTCGCCGGAGCAGATTATCGGTCCCATGAGCTAAGCAATCACCTCACGGAAAAGGACAGGAATGAATGCTTGATTGTGTTAATTCACGATCCGCTTCAGGCGAAGCATGTACATGATTATGCTGATCTTATCTTGAGTGGACATACTCACGGGGGACAACTTGTTTTCCCGTTTCTTGGCCCGCTTTTTCTGAACAAAGCTTACCGGAATGTGTCGAACGGATGGTACACCTTGAAAAAGATGAACGGTGATCCCAATGGCAAAATGCTGGTCAGCAGAGGTTATGGAACGAATCATTTGCCGCTCAGATTATGCTGCTCCGCTGAGATGCACAAGATTACTTTAAAATCGGTAAATAATAAATAAAACAGCCTCGATCTATATGGATCAGGGCTGTTTTATTTATATTTTCACCTGGCTTCGAGCTCTATGGAACGTGGATCTACAAATGAATACCCCTTGTTCTCCAGCTTCGTTAACAAATCATCAAGTGCCCCTACAGTCCAAGGAAGTTCATGCATCAAGATATTACTTCCGGGATTTAACTGATCAAGCACATTCTGAACCACTTTTTCCGGTTTGTTCTGAGTGCTCTTGTCCCAGTCCAACGAACCGTTGGACCAAGTCATGTATAACATGCCATTTTTTTTGACGGCTTCTTTCAAAGCGTCATTGCCTGAGCCAAAGGGAGGACGGAAAAATTCCGGTTCCACACCAATCGTTTCTTTAACGATGTGTTGAACATCAGTTACCTGCTTGGCAGCTTCTGAAGCGGACATTTTCTTGAGATCCTCATGGTCCCAGGCGTGGTTCCCAATAATTTGTTCTCGCTCGTAAATGAGCTTTAACAATTCAGGATGACTTTTGACCCGGTATCCATTAACGAAAAATATGGCCTTGGCATGATGTTTGTCGAGCGTGTCAATTAGTCCATTAATCATTTCTTCTTCTTTTGGGCCGTCATCGAATGTCAAAAGAACGACCTTTTTTTTACCATTTTCATCATTGGGCTTGATGTAATAATTTTCATTCATATGATACGTTTTTTCAATCTGTTGTTCCTTCTTATCTTCGGTTTGTTCTTGTTCTTGTTGTTCCGTTTGCTCTAAGCTGTCCTGTGTTGATGTCTGATTATCTTTCATGTTTGAAGTGTTGCTCTCTTCACTTGGTACAGAAGAGACAGTTTCATTTTCAGGAGCTGTGTTTTCGGTAGTTGATGCTTCTTGCGTTCCGCATGCTGACAACAGGAGACTCGCGGCAATAAGGATTGCGGCAGTCGTTCTAAACATAATTTCAACTCACTTTCCTGTATTTATGCGGAATGAGATGTCGTGCTTCCGCAAACACTAGTTGTGATCTTAACATAAGAGGAGGTTGATGTAATGAAGGTGTCATCCTTTTTTTGGGGGATTGTAGTTGGCGTTGCAGCCAGTTCATATCTGTCCAAGGGCAAAATTCCCATGTTGTCTTCCCTCTCGCAAGGCAACATGATGGGTCAAGCCAAACACAAGATGATGGAAATGACTTTTCCAGGCATGGATGGATTCAGCTCCAAAAATAATGAGCATGGTGAATCCCACAAAAGTGCATTGAAAAAAACGGAAAGAGCCATTACCCCGCAGGAAAAAGAAGAAAACATGAACATGCTCAAAGATTTTATTCGCACCAATCCGGATGTTAAACATGAAGTTGAGCAAATTTTGACTAAAACAAACACAACAGTACCCGGTTTATAAACCAAAACTACTGGAATAGAATCAACCACAGTCTTGTATGATGTGGATTGATTCTTTTTTTGTCGATTTTACTTCGTGCATTTGCAGGTATAAAATGATAACATAACTACATAGATTTATTTTCAGCACATATTGTTTTGTGCTTCATAATCTGTTATAAGACTTGCTTATAAAGGGGAGATCCTGTATGAAAATAGAACGATTAAGTCACGATAAGATACGGATTTTCCTGACCTTTGACGATCTGAGCGAGCGCGGAATACAAAAAGAAGATATGTGGCAGGAAATACCTAAAGTTCATGAACTGTTCACTGAAATGATGGATCAGGCATATTCCGAACTTGGGTTCGATGCTACAGGTCCGCTTGCTGTCGAAGTATTCGCACTTCCCGCTCAAGGAATGGTTGTCATTGTTACGCGTGGGAAATATGATCCGCAACAATATGGTTCGGGCAACGAGGATGATCTGCCTGAAGAAGTATACGAAATGGAAGTCACCTTGGAGCAGAGCGATTCCATCGTATATGCCTTTAAGGATTTTGAAGTTTTGATTGAGGCTGCACATATGTTGCGTCAACATGTAACGAACGCGGGAAGACTCTATTCCTATAAAGACAAGTGGTTCCTGCATCTGGAGCCGGACGATGTCGATACCACCAAACATGCTGCGTTAATAGCGCTGCTTGCCGAATTTGGTGAGGGTTCTTCGGTTACGCCAGCGGTAATGGAAGAGTATGGTAAAGTCATTATCCCTGAACAGGCCATTGAAGTGATTTGCACTCATTTCAAACGTCAGGATTAAATTCAATTGCAAACGCGTCTTAGTCAGAGGAGGGAATTTCGGTGCTTTTGTTTTCGGTTT harbors:
- a CDS encoding polysaccharide deacetylase family protein, translating into MFRTTAAILIAASLLLSACGTQEASTTENTAPENETVSSVPSEESNTSNMKDNQTSTQDSLEQTEQQEQEQTEDKKEQQIEKTYHMNENYYIKPNDENGKKKVVLLTFDDGPKEEEMINGLIDTLDKHHAKAIFFVNGYRVKSHPELLKLIYEREQIIGNHAWDHEDLKKMSASEAAKQVTDVQHIVKETIGVEPEFFRPPFGSGNDALKEAVKKNGMLYMTWSNGSLDWDKSTQNKPEKVVQNVLDQLNPGSNILMHELPWTVGALDDLLTKLENKGYSFVDPRSIELEAR
- a CDS encoding genetic competence negative regulator, which codes for MKIERLSHDKIRIFLTFDDLSERGIQKEDMWQEIPKVHELFTEMMDQAYSELGFDATGPLAVEVFALPAQGMVVIVTRGKYDPQQYGSGNEDDLPEEVYEMEVTLEQSDSIVYAFKDFEVLIEAAHMLRQHVTNAGRLYSYKDKWFLHLEPDDVDTTKHAALIALLAEFGEGSSVTPAVMEEYGKVIIPEQAIEVICTHFKRQD